In Streptomyces sp. ML-6, the genomic stretch CGCACGCTCTTCGGGCGGCTGGGCACGACGGTGCTGGCCGTCACCCACGACCAGGGCGAGGCGTTCGCCCTGGCCGACCGGGTGGTGGTGATGCGCGACGGACGGATCGCCCAGACCGGTACGCCGCTGGAGGTCTGGCAGCGCCCGGCCTCCGCCTTCGTCGCCCGGTTCCTCGGCTTCGACAACGTGGTGCCGGCGAAGGTGGACGGAACCGTCGCCGCCACGGTGTGGGGCGAGGTGCCGGTGGCCGAGGGGGCGCCGCAGGGGGCGGGCGATCTGCTGGTGCGCCCCGCCGGGGTCCGGATCGGCGCCCCGGGCGAGGGGCTGCGCTGCGTGGTCGGGACGCGTACGTTCCGGGGCAACCACGTCGCCGTACGGCTGCTGCCGGAGACCGGCCCGGCCCTGGAGGCGGAGTGCGCGCTGCGGGACGCCCCCGAGGAGGGGTCGGCGGTCGGGGTCGGCTTCGACGCGGCGGAGACCGTCGTCCTGCCCGCCGCCCCCTGACGGTGCGCGGGGCCGTGCCCGCTGCCCCCTGAGGCGTGCGTGTCCTGTCCGCCGTCCGTGCGGCTCCGGCGGGCCCGGGTGGCGGACTTCGCCCGGGGGCCGGACGATGGCCGGATGCTCCCGTGGCGCGGAACCGGCCGCCCCGGAGCGCACCCGGAAGCGGGAAGGATGGCGACCATGACCGAGTCAACACGCGAGGGCATCGACATCACCCGCGTCCTCGCCGCCCCGCGAAACCGCGTCTTCGAGGCGTGGACGACGCCCGAGCACTTCGCGGCCTGGTACGGCGGCGAGGCCGAGGTGCCGCTCGACCGGGTGGCGATGGACGTCCGGCCGGGCGGCTCCTGGAGCCTGGTCATCGTGGTGCCGGGCACGGAGATGCCCTTCCACGGGGTCTACCGCGAGGTGGTCGCGCCCGAGCGCCTGGTGTTCACGCTCAAGGACGCCACCGCGCCCGACGACATCGAGGGCGAGACCGTCACCGCCACCTTCGCCGACCGCGGCGACGGGACCACCGAGATGGTCTTCCGGCAGCGCGGGGGCAACCTCACGGCTGAGCAGTACGCGGCGGCCGAGGACGGCTGGGAGGCGTTCTTCGACGCGCTCGCGGCCCGGCTCGCGTCCTCCTCCTGAGTCGGCCCCGCAGCTCCCCGACGGGGCTGCCCTGGGGCGTGGCGCTGATAGCGGCCGGGGTCTCAGATCGTCAGCGGCAGCGCGGCCAGTTCCGCGATCAGCCAGGTCAGCGGGGCGAAGACGAGCACCAGGACGGCGGCGCGCAGCGCGGCCGAGACCCGCAGGGCCGAGGCCGGGGCACCGAGCCGCAACAAGGTTCCCGACACCTCGGAGCGGGCCTGCCGCGTCTCCAGCGCCGAGGTCAGCAGCGTCGCCGTCGTGCAGCCGAGGACGAGCACCGCGCCCAGCGCGGTGAGCGGACCGAAGGAGTGTTCCCCCGCCCCGTACAGGGCATGGGCGGCGACGGCGGCGGAGAGCACCGCGCAGATCACGCCCAGCGGCCGGCCGATCCGGCGCGCCTCGTCCATCAGCACCCGGCCCGCCAGCAGGCGTACGGCCCCCGGGCGCACCGACTGCAGCAGCCGTCCGCAGAAGTACGTCAGCCCGGGGCCGGCCAGGGCCAGGCCGATCGCCGCCAGGGTCCACCCCGTCAGCACCCCGGCCGGGGTGGCGTCGATCCGGCCGGGGAGCGGGAGCAGGCTCTGCCCGTCGCCCCGGCTCAGGTACGCCTCGACGGCCAGACCGGCCGCGATCAGCGCCACGCCCCAGGGCAGCCCCGTCGGGGGATCGGCGGGGCCGGGCGGCTCCGGTTCCGTCCGGACCTCCGAGGAGGTGGCGGCCGGGGGCGCCGTCGGGACCGGCCCGGTGCGCAGCGACAGCCCGCTCGCGGTGGCCGCCGCCACCGGGACCAGGGCCAGCAGCACGAGCGCGGCGCCGAGCGGCAGCGGGGCGTCCGCACCGAGCAGCCCGGCCGCCGCGCCGTCGAACGGCAGCCCGGACAGGTCACCGCGCAGATGCAGGAAGAACAGCAGCGCCACCGCCGACCCGAGGGTGCAGGACACGGCGGTGGAGACCGCCGCGAGGGCGGCCAGCCGGACCGGTCCCAGGCCCACGGCGGACAGCGCGGAACGCGGCCGGGCGCTCGGGTCCGTACGTGCCACCGCGACCGCGAACTGCACGGTGGCGGCGAGCGGGGCGAAGCACCACAGCAGCCGCAGCAGGGCCCCGGTGGAGTGCGTCGGGTGCCCCGAGGCGTAGCTCAGGGTGCACAGCAGGAGGAAGCCGACCCCGGCGGAGGCGGCGGCGACCAGCAGCCTTCGCAGCAGGACCAGCGGGTGGGAACCCCGGGCTAGACGGAGAGCGAGCACGCCGCCCTGCCCTCCGCGTCGGTCCCGGCGGGCAGGGCGACGGTGGCGACGCGGCGGCCGTCCAGCAGCGGGACCGTGCGGTCGGCGAGGGCGGCGACCTCCACGTCGTGGGTGG encodes the following:
- a CDS encoding SRPBCC domain-containing protein gives rise to the protein MTESTREGIDITRVLAAPRNRVFEAWTTPEHFAAWYGGEAEVPLDRVAMDVRPGGSWSLVIVVPGTEMPFHGVYREVVAPERLVFTLKDATAPDDIEGETVTATFADRGDGTTEMVFRQRGGNLTAEQYAAAEDGWEAFFDALAARLASSS